CGCCCGCGTATCACCAACGACGACGTGAACGGTGAGACCGCCCGAGTCGATGCCGGCGTTCGTCTCTCTTCGAAGCAATAAGGACGACCGATCTGAATCACGGATCCGTACTTACCGCTACGTTTAGGGGAATGCGATTCTCATATTGGGCAAATGCGGGCCAGACTTGGGCGGAACTGCTCGAAGGTTGCCAACATGCTGAGGCCACGGGCTGGGACGGCATCTGGGTGCCTGACCATTTCATGCCCCCGTCAGGCGGTTATGGCCCGGAAAAAGATTACGGCTCACCCGAGATGGGCACCATTCTGGAGGCCTGGACCATGTTGGCCGCTCTAGCAGTCGCCGTGCCCCGGCTGCGGCTCGGTGCCATGGTCTCAGGCAACACCTACCGGCATCCAGCGGTTCTGGCCAACATGGCGGCCACGGTCGATCACATTTCGGGTGGACGCCTTGTGGTCGGGATTGGTGCTGGTTGGCAGGAGAACGAACACCGGCGCTACGGCTTGGAACTGGGTTCGGTCACCGAGCGCTCAGACCGGTTCGAGGAAGCCTGTGAGATTCTCACCCTGTTGTTTTCGCAAGATCGCACCACGTTTCGTGGCGAGTACTACGTACTAGACGAGGCGCCTATGGAGCCCAAACCTCTTCAAAGCCCGTTACCGCTCCTCATTGGCGGTGGGGGCGAGAAGCGGACGCTGCGAACCGTGGCCCGGTTCGCCACCGAGTGGAACAGTTGGGGTCGTCCCGAGGAAATACGCCACAAGATCAGTGTCCTGGAGCGGCATTGCGAGGAGGTGGGACGTGATCCTGCCGAGATTCAGAAGTCCGCGGTGGGAGTGCTCATGTTCACCGAGACCGAAGAGAA
The window above is part of the Longimicrobiales bacterium genome. Proteins encoded here:
- a CDS encoding TIGR03560 family F420-dependent LLM class oxidoreductase yields the protein MRFSYWANAGQTWAELLEGCQHAEATGWDGIWVPDHFMPPSGGYGPEKDYGSPEMGTILEAWTMLAALAVAVPRLRLGAMVSGNTYRHPAVLANMAATVDHISGGRLVVGIGAGWQENEHRRYGLELGSVTERSDRFEEACEILTLLFSQDRTTFRGEYYVLDEAPMEPKPLQSPLPLLIGGGGEKRTLRTVARFATEWNSWGRPEEIRHKISVLERHCEEVGRDPAEIQKSAVGVLMFTETEE